Proteins co-encoded in one Coregonus clupeaformis isolate EN_2021a chromosome 17, ASM2061545v1, whole genome shotgun sequence genomic window:
- the LOC121585643 gene encoding protein Fer3 yields MESFLPATGYRGRYYDLSYVNGSHRETGTSEGEQTGHGYHLHEMATGSTSALTYSPGSFSHTHTSQTHTSDTHTGRSKRRRVINVGQRQAANVRERKRMFSLNEAFDELRRKVPTFAYEKRLSRIETLRLAIVYISFMTDLLENT; encoded by the coding sequence ATGGAAAGCTTTCTCCCAGCCACTGGCTACCGGGGCCGGTACTACGACCTCTCCTATGTTAACGGGAGCCACCGGGAGACAGGTACAAGCGAGGGGGAACAAACCGGACACGGATATCACCTGCATGAGATGGCCACAGGGAGCACATCTGCCCTCACCTACAGCCCAggctctttctcacacacacacacctctcagacacacacctcagacacacacaccgggCGGTCGAAGCGGAGGCGTGTGATCAACGTGGGCCAGCGTCAGGCGGCGAACGTccgggagaggaagaggatgttCAGTCTGAACGAGGCATTTGACGAGCTGCGGAGGAAAGTGCCGACCTTTGCCTACGAGAAGAGGCTGTCACGCATTGAGACACTCCGCCTCGCCATCGTTTACATCTCCTTCATGACAGACCTGTTAGAGAACACCTGA